From the genome of Papaver somniferum cultivar HN1 chromosome 2, ASM357369v1, whole genome shotgun sequence, one region includes:
- the LOC113348829 gene encoding E3 ubiquitin-protein ligase RMA1H1-like, with the protein MDAEAYFQEAMSHHSGMGADFSKSWENSVSSSPAKCSDSTDDGFQCNICLDHAHEPVVTLCGHLYCWPCIYKWLHFQNSSPSISDQQPQCPVCKAGVSQSMLVPLYGRGYSLPRPETDHNDKGSSLEIPSRPSAHGVHAPTTASDGSSGNHFRLQPQFQSNQQQPQHYPRFYNETLASFPRSGSATVAVHPMVGMFGEMMYATARIFGNGSEMGLFVHPNSYDLMRNNSSPRVRRQEIKTEKSLNRISIFLFFCVILCLLSF; encoded by the coding sequence ATGGATGCAGAAGCTTATTTCCAAGAAGCCATGTCACACCACTCGGGGATGGGTGCAGATTTTTCCAAGTCATGGGAAAactctgtttcttcttctcctgcaAAATGTTCTGACAGCACTGATGATGGTTTTCAATGCAATATCTGCCTTGACCATGCCCATGAACCTGTAGTAACTCTATGTGGTCATCTGTACTGCTGGCCTTGTATCTACAAATGGCTTCACTTCCAGAATTCTTCTCCTAGCATATCAGATCAACAGCCACAGTGTCCTGTCTGCAAGGCGGGTGTGTCCCAGTCTATGTTGGTTCCACTTTATGGAAGGGGATACTCTCTTCCTCGCCCAGAAACAGACCATAACGACAAGGGATCCTCTCTTGAGATACCTTCAAGACCTTCAGCTCATGGAGTGCATGCCCCAACTACCGCTAGTGATGGTAGTAGTGGTAATCATTTCAGACTGCAACCGCAGTTCCAGTCTAATCAGCAACAACCGCAGCATTACCCTCGGTTTTACAATGAGACCTTGGCATCATTTCCTCGTTCAGGGTCAGCAACAGTAGCCGTTCATCCGATGGTAGGAATGTTTGGTGAGATGATGTATGCAACTGCAAGAATCTTTGGGAACGGTTCTGAGATGGGTTTATTTGTCCATCCGAACTCATACGATTTGATGAGGAATAATAGTAGCCCAAGGGTTAGAAGGCAAGAAATAAAGACTGAAAAGTCTCTTAATAGGATTTCaatcttcctcttcttttgtgTAATTTTGTGCCTACTCTCCTTctga